In one window of Haloterrigena salifodinae DNA:
- a CDS encoding SWIM zinc finger family protein — protein sequence MNTTASPKTALPVPSSDHLEERSRRARTEPMSVLALGDGLYEVESASDHTYLVDLESGRCTCPDHVFREARCKHIRRVAIEITHGRTPPPGEIAVACHDCGDAVFVDEDASEPFYCEAHEIRAGDTVRDRETDDRLTVVDVSDLRADVVTIGGRDTTVADYATNEDYDPDVPVVGAVYPHATVAKNGVVPGSLKVYVFPRTRLEKAT from the coding sequence ATGAACACAACAGCGTCACCGAAAACAGCTCTGCCAGTACCGTCAAGCGACCACCTCGAGGAGCGCTCGCGCCGCGCTCGCACCGAACCGATGTCCGTGCTGGCGCTGGGCGACGGCCTCTACGAGGTCGAGTCGGCCAGCGACCACACCTACCTCGTCGACCTCGAGTCGGGTCGCTGCACCTGTCCGGATCACGTCTTCCGAGAGGCCCGCTGCAAGCACATCCGCCGCGTAGCGATCGAGATCACCCACGGCCGAACGCCGCCGCCGGGCGAGATCGCCGTCGCGTGTCACGACTGCGGCGACGCGGTCTTCGTCGACGAAGACGCCAGCGAACCGTTCTACTGTGAGGCCCACGAGATCCGCGCCGGCGATACCGTCCGCGACCGCGAGACCGACGACCGGCTCACCGTCGTCGACGTCTCCGACCTGCGGGCCGACGTCGTCACGATCGGCGGCCGCGACACCACCGTCGCCGACTACGCGACCAACGAGGACTACGACCCCGACGTGCCCGTCGTCGGGGCCGTCTACCCCCACGCAACCGTCGCAAAGAACGGCGTCGTTCCCGGCTCGCTGAAGGTCTACGTCTTCCCGCGAACGCGACTCGAGAAGGCCACGTAA
- a CDS encoding alpha/beta fold hydrolase: protein MPRATRDGVSIHYEYDESEGGGTPVVFVQGLGYGRWMWRWQREAVADDRDVIAPDNRGTGRSDVGLPPLLPRLPRKLRAPLIFKLAGYSIGGLAADLEEVLKDAGVRQAHVVGASMGGMIAQRYALEYTRAKTLTLCCTSHGGPDAVPVPDETQEFIFDVPDGASEREKLRHRMRPAFTERFTNRNPHLMDRIIEWRLEQDADDPAREAQAAAVLDFDVSDRLEGLRVPTLVLHGTDDRVVPFENGLLLEEAIPNARLERFEGGSHCFFIEHADRMNEELRAFLADHD from the coding sequence ATGCCACGGGCCACTCGAGACGGCGTGTCGATCCACTACGAATACGACGAGAGCGAGGGCGGCGGAACGCCGGTCGTCTTCGTGCAGGGACTGGGCTACGGGCGCTGGATGTGGCGCTGGCAGCGCGAGGCCGTCGCGGACGACCGGGACGTGATCGCGCCCGACAACCGCGGGACGGGTCGATCCGACGTCGGCCTCCCCCCGCTGCTCCCGCGCCTGCCGCGGAAACTCCGCGCGCCCCTCATCTTCAAACTGGCCGGCTACTCGATCGGCGGCCTCGCCGCGGACCTCGAGGAAGTCCTCAAAGACGCCGGCGTCCGCCAGGCCCACGTCGTCGGCGCGAGCATGGGCGGAATGATCGCCCAGCGCTACGCGCTCGAGTACACGCGGGCGAAGACGCTGACGCTGTGCTGTACGAGCCACGGCGGCCCCGACGCGGTCCCGGTTCCCGACGAGACCCAGGAATTCATCTTCGACGTCCCCGACGGCGCGAGCGAGCGCGAGAAACTCCGCCACCGGATGCGCCCCGCCTTCACCGAGCGGTTTACGAATCGGAACCCGCACCTGATGGACCGGATCATCGAATGGCGACTCGAGCAGGACGCCGACGATCCGGCTCGCGAGGCTCAGGCTGCGGCCGTCCTCGACTTCGACGTCAGCGATCGGCTCGAGGGGCTCCGCGTGCCGACACTGGTGCTCCACGGGACCGACGACCGCGTGGTCCCCTTCGAGAATGGGCTGTTACTCGAGGAGGCGATTCCGAACGCGCGACTCGAGCGGTTCGAGGGCGGCTCGCACTGCTTTTTCATCGAGCACGCCGATCGGATGAACGAGGAACTGCGGGCGTTTCTTGCAGACCACGACTGA
- the hjc gene encoding Holliday junction resolvase Hjc: MSQAKGDRRERELVNELDAAGFAVMRAPASGSATERELPDVLAGDSEVFYAIEAKSSAGDPIYLTGEEVEALIFFAQNFGAKPRIGVRFDREDWYFFHPGDLHVTDGGNYRVKKETAIADGTDFDEFVGRSEKVTLEEVGDGGDDGPDEEILRVLNAVKQDVMGVEEAADLLE, translated from the coding sequence ATGTCTCAGGCGAAGGGCGACCGCCGCGAGCGGGAGCTCGTCAACGAACTCGACGCGGCCGGCTTCGCGGTGATGCGCGCGCCCGCCAGCGGCTCCGCGACCGAACGCGAACTCCCGGACGTCCTCGCGGGCGACAGCGAGGTATTCTACGCGATCGAAGCGAAATCGAGCGCCGGCGACCCGATCTATCTTACCGGCGAGGAGGTCGAGGCCTTGATCTTCTTCGCGCAGAACTTCGGCGCAAAACCCCGCATCGGCGTCCGTTTCGACCGCGAGGACTGGTACTTCTTCCACCCCGGCGACCTCCACGTCACCGACGGCGGTAACTACCGCGTCAAGAAGGAGACCGCCATCGCCGACGGCACCGACTTCGACGAGTTCGTCGGCCGTTCCGAGAAGGTCACCCTCGAGGAGGTCGGCGACGGCGGCGACGACGGCCCCGACGAGGAGATCCTCCGCGTGCTCAACGCCGTCAAACAGGACGTCATGGGCGTCGAGGAAGCCGCGGACCTGCTCGAATAG
- a CDS encoding transcriptional regulator yields MNLPSDLKLIHQPTRLRIMGVLYKHRDVSYTHIRNHLDLTDGNLASHTEKLEQAGYVEDRRAWAQNGFETRYHLTTAGVTAFQAYLQELSGFVDEHETEHQSNSGNS; encoded by the coding sequence ATGAATCTCCCATCGGATCTCAAGCTCATCCATCAACCAACTAGACTCCGGATCATGGGGGTTCTATACAAACACAGAGACGTCTCGTACACCCACATTCGGAATCATCTGGATCTCACGGATGGGAATCTCGCCTCGCACACAGAAAAATTAGAGCAGGCAGGATACGTTGAGGATAGACGCGCGTGGGCTCAAAACGGGTTCGAAACGCGCTACCATCTTACAACGGCCGGCGTTACTGCGTTTCAGGCGTATCTACAGGAACTGAGCGGATTCGTAGACGAACACGAGACGGAGCATCAATCAAATAGTGGGAACTCTTGA
- a CDS encoding DUF7472 family protein → MLDREQIIEIGVSLSMVVLMLGTMIAIGTQYGGSSGTLSPQGGELLVGAITGFIILMLAVGIGLAYLLNDPEDGLETDDETDADTGSAI, encoded by the coding sequence ATGCTCGACCGCGAACAGATCATCGAAATTGGCGTCTCCCTCTCGATGGTCGTGCTGATGCTCGGCACTATGATTGCTATCGGGACCCAGTACGGCGGGTCCAGCGGCACACTCTCTCCCCAAGGCGGTGAACTGCTCGTCGGCGCCATCACCGGCTTTATCATCCTGATGCTCGCGGTCGGCATTGGTCTCGCGTACCTCCTGAACGACCCCGAGGACGGCCTCGAGACCGACGACGAGACGGACGCCGACACCGGCAGCGCGATCTGA
- the priL gene encoding DNA primase regulatory subunit PriL has product MQRLHARYPFLETARDAVATEAVDLATVVDQDRAVVNRARERVVAALEDGETGEPRRDTRVELLSYPVARVLVSMVEERVLVRKYARAEAATAYDRFTTDFEDTTELKSVESTGLDLETLLAEFDLDGAVRETADGYRIDVGTYLPLAEDLWGDEWHLVNRALTDGEVPVDHDELLTLLREAIRGRIEDGLPFDVPAVIAAALEDEAAEIREVLADLELTQDIDTVVPDLFPPCMKALLDDIQKGEHLPHHSRFAITAFLTSIGMTTDEIVELYRVNSSFGEEMTRYQTDHIRGDSSPTEYSPPSCATMQSYGDCVNKDDLCERIPHPMAYYEERIDDADDDEIDDWREAEREEQSASGD; this is encoded by the coding sequence ATGCAGCGACTGCACGCCCGGTACCCGTTCCTCGAGACCGCCCGCGACGCCGTGGCGACGGAGGCCGTCGATCTGGCCACCGTCGTCGACCAGGATCGGGCGGTCGTCAACCGCGCCCGCGAGCGCGTGGTGGCGGCCCTCGAGGACGGCGAGACGGGCGAGCCGCGACGAGACACGCGCGTCGAACTGCTCTCCTATCCCGTCGCGCGCGTCCTCGTCTCGATGGTCGAGGAGCGCGTCCTCGTTCGCAAGTACGCCCGCGCCGAGGCCGCGACCGCCTACGATCGCTTTACGACCGACTTCGAGGACACCACGGAACTGAAAAGCGTCGAGTCGACCGGGCTGGACCTCGAGACCCTTCTCGCGGAGTTCGACCTCGACGGCGCGGTCCGGGAGACCGCCGACGGCTACCGGATCGACGTCGGCACCTACCTTCCCCTCGCCGAGGACCTGTGGGGCGACGAGTGGCACCTGGTCAACCGCGCGCTGACCGACGGCGAGGTGCCGGTCGACCACGACGAACTCCTGACCCTGCTCCGAGAGGCCATCCGGGGCCGCATCGAGGACGGCCTCCCCTTCGACGTTCCCGCAGTCATCGCCGCTGCCCTCGAGGACGAGGCCGCCGAGATCCGCGAGGTACTCGCCGATCTCGAACTCACGCAGGACATCGATACTGTCGTTCCTGACCTGTTCCCGCCGTGTATGAAGGCCCTGCTCGACGATATCCAGAAGGGCGAACACTTGCCCCACCACTCGCGGTTTGCGATCACCGCCTTCCTGACGAGCATCGGGATGACGACCGACGAAATCGTCGAACTCTACCGGGTCAACTCGTCGTTCGGCGAGGAGATGACCCGCTACCAGACCGACCACATCCGCGGCGACAGTTCGCCGACGGAGTACTCGCCGCCCTCCTGTGCGACGATGCAGTCCTACGGCGACTGCGTGAACAAGGACGACCTCTGTGAACGCATTCCTCACCCGATGGCCTACTACGAGGAGCGGATCGACGACGCCGACGACGACGAGATCGATGACTGGCGGGAGGCCGAGCGCGAGGAGCAGTCGGCCAGCGGCGACTGA
- a CDS encoding acyl-CoA dehydrogenase family protein, whose product MSTGLDHGRFDEGRAINYWELDRPLERELRRLYTNDEFEWAEPRLAEFGEVVGHTIADNADYIDDHGPELESYDELGEVQNHVRYPAEQLENDRLAYERGIVADAFEAPPGRDEPMPLAHTLAMQYLLSYADVGFDCPVAMTAGAALVLEKFDDGSLTDYYDALTSREYDDLIEGAMFLTEKQGGSDVGANETRAEYDEQAGYWRLHGEKWFCSNIDAEGTLALARADGAPEGTAGLSMFLVPHADPDSNESPADGPLTKGDRLEDGPLEPESVNDQLYRRLKDKLGTTAVPTGEVEFTGAKAFLVGEEEQGFKQMTEMLNLERLSNAAAACGLMGRAVLESTIYAANREAFGDTIDQFPLMRADLVDMTVAHEAATAFTFEAARLLSERERAERRARSDDAASADEDTPSATADESADGAYRLMRLLIPIAKLRTGRMAVDTASYAMEVHGGNGYVNDFVTNRLLRDAQVLPIWEGTENVLSLDVLRALEREDAHEPLLETIENRLETVTHPALADAVETVEAEYEDLAAALATLATEDGEYAQLSAKRLAHYVFDVFTAALLLAQAQTALEADDETKREESGENTRNGRIALIARRFVAIELEERPARGITIGDRDVLEAFESIVRGGPVDPEILSATAPADD is encoded by the coding sequence ATGAGCACGGGGCTCGATCACGGCCGATTCGACGAGGGACGGGCGATCAACTACTGGGAGCTCGACCGTCCCCTCGAGCGCGAACTCCGCCGGCTGTATACGAACGACGAGTTCGAGTGGGCCGAGCCCCGCCTCGCCGAGTTCGGCGAGGTCGTCGGCCACACGATCGCGGACAACGCCGACTACATCGACGACCACGGGCCGGAGCTCGAGTCCTACGACGAACTCGGCGAGGTACAGAACCACGTCCGATACCCGGCCGAACAGCTCGAGAACGATCGGTTAGCTTATGAGCGGGGGATCGTCGCCGACGCCTTCGAAGCGCCGCCCGGCCGCGACGAGCCAATGCCGCTGGCCCACACCCTCGCGATGCAGTACCTGCTGTCGTACGCCGACGTGGGCTTCGACTGTCCAGTTGCAATGACCGCCGGCGCTGCGCTCGTCCTCGAAAAGTTCGACGACGGCTCGCTCACCGACTACTACGACGCCCTGACGAGCCGCGAGTACGACGACCTGATCGAGGGCGCGATGTTCCTCACCGAGAAGCAGGGTGGCAGCGACGTCGGGGCCAACGAGACCCGCGCCGAGTACGACGAGCAGGCCGGCTACTGGCGCCTCCACGGCGAGAAGTGGTTCTGCTCGAATATCGACGCCGAGGGCACCCTCGCGCTCGCTCGAGCCGACGGCGCCCCAGAGGGGACCGCCGGACTCTCGATGTTTCTCGTCCCCCACGCCGATCCGGATTCCAACGAGAGTCCCGCCGACGGCCCCCTCACCAAGGGCGACCGCCTCGAGGACGGCCCGCTCGAGCCCGAGTCCGTCAACGACCAGCTCTACCGACGGCTGAAGGACAAACTCGGTACCACGGCGGTCCCCACCGGCGAGGTGGAGTTCACCGGCGCGAAAGCCTTCCTCGTCGGCGAGGAGGAGCAGGGGTTCAAACAGATGACCGAGATGCTCAACCTCGAGCGGCTCTCGAACGCCGCGGCGGCCTGCGGACTGATGGGGCGGGCGGTGCTCGAGAGCACGATCTACGCCGCCAACCGGGAAGCGTTCGGCGATACGATCGATCAGTTCCCCCTGATGCGCGCGGACCTCGTGGACATGACCGTCGCCCACGAGGCCGCGACGGCGTTCACCTTCGAGGCGGCGCGGTTGCTCTCCGAGCGCGAGCGGGCCGAACGGCGTGCCCGCTCCGACGACGCCGCGAGCGCAGACGAGGATACCCCAAGCGCGACTGCGGACGAGAGCGCCGATGGCGCCTACCGCCTCATGCGACTGCTGATCCCCATCGCCAAGCTCCGAACGGGTCGGATGGCCGTGGATACCGCCTCCTACGCGATGGAGGTCCACGGCGGCAACGGCTACGTGAACGACTTCGTCACCAACCGCCTGCTCCGGGACGCGCAGGTGCTCCCGATCTGGGAGGGCACCGAGAACGTCCTCTCGCTGGACGTCCTCCGGGCCCTCGAGCGCGAGGATGCCCACGAACCGCTGCTCGAGACGATCGAGAACCGGCTCGAAACGGTCACCCACCCGGCGCTTGCGGACGCCGTCGAGACCGTCGAAGCCGAGTACGAGGACCTCGCGGCCGCCCTCGCGACACTGGCGACCGAGGACGGCGAGTACGCGCAGCTCTCGGCCAAGCGCCTCGCCCACTACGTCTTCGACGTCTTTACCGCCGCATTGCTGCTCGCACAAGCGCAGACGGCGCTCGAGGCCGATGACGAGACGAAACGTGAGGAGAGCGGCGAGAACACCCGAAACGGCCGAATCGCGCTGATCGCACGACGGTTCGTCGCGATCGAACTCGAGGAGCGGCCGGCCCGCGGAATCACGATCGGCGATCGGGACGTCCTCGAGGCCTTCGAGTCGATCGTCCGCGGCGGGCCGGTCGATCCGGAGATCCTCTCGGCGACGGCTCCGGCGGACGACTGA
- a CDS encoding right-handed parallel beta-helix repeat-containing protein, with protein sequence MSNGNHQETVDRRSYLAGSAVALSALSMGSGVAAAGDGKKNGNHDPADGDRTESTITECTTITESGTYVLADDLETAPETACITVRASDVLIDGRGHTISGPNGQGVEGVGVSVQPPGEESISNVTVTDLTLERLRTGIVFDDVTDGVIKAVTSEMTTIAGTNFVLVDADRNTLVDNDLERGGSGIYLINANENVVVGNSTANTFFPGLDLLESDGNTLVGNTVTSVDGVGILLQRSDGNHLLQNTATLNAIGISLVGSNDNRLDLNAANENIAVGGGSGFHLSGSDRNSGRGNTAEENPFGPISISGAGNAIEVNGTVYTGDPATETVEAEADDDTVEEGLTEAKNEVLAFTDTNRP encoded by the coding sequence ATGTCAAATGGTAATCATCAGGAGACGGTTGACCGACGATCGTACCTCGCCGGAAGCGCCGTAGCACTGAGTGCCCTCTCGATGGGGTCCGGGGTCGCGGCCGCTGGTGACGGGAAGAAAAACGGAAACCACGATCCCGCGGACGGGGATCGAACCGAGAGCACGATCACCGAGTGTACGACGATCACCGAATCCGGCACCTACGTGCTCGCGGACGACCTCGAGACGGCGCCGGAGACGGCCTGTATCACTGTTCGGGCCAGCGACGTACTGATCGACGGACGGGGCCACACGATCTCCGGTCCGAACGGACAGGGGGTCGAGGGCGTCGGCGTGTCGGTCCAGCCGCCGGGCGAAGAATCGATTTCGAACGTGACGGTCACGGACCTCACTCTCGAGCGCCTTCGTACCGGGATCGTTTTCGACGACGTGACGGATGGGGTGATCAAAGCAGTCACGAGCGAGATGACGACGATCGCCGGCACTAACTTCGTCCTGGTCGACGCCGACCGGAACACGCTCGTCGACAACGACCTCGAGCGCGGTGGATCGGGGATATACCTCATCAACGCGAACGAGAACGTTGTAGTTGGTAATTCCACAGCCAATACGTTTTTCCCCGGTCTCGATCTCCTCGAATCGGACGGGAATACGCTCGTCGGGAACACCGTAACCAGCGTCGACGGAGTCGGCATCCTCCTCCAGCGGTCGGACGGGAACCACCTCCTGCAGAACACCGCGACGCTGAACGCCATCGGGATCTCCCTCGTGGGCTCGAACGACAATCGCCTCGACCTGAACGCCGCGAACGAGAACATCGCCGTGGGAGGCGGTTCGGGCTTCCACCTATCGGGATCCGATCGGAACAGCGGCCGCGGCAACACCGCCGAGGAGAATCCGTTCGGACCGATCAGCATCAGCGGCGCCGGGAACGCAATCGAAGTCAACGGGACGGTGTACACCGGCGATCCCGCGACGGAAACGGTCGAGGCGGAGGCCGACGACGACACCGTCGAAGAGGGTCTGACCGAGGCGAAAAACGAGGTTCTGGCGTTCACCGACACGAACAGGCCGTAG
- a CDS encoding CPBP family intramembrane glutamic endopeptidase: METSQRHRERTDGPFRSTLVAIGLTIFGVLVAPNFTTLPAFLLDPELLRSPVDASITAKTAMLSLNFVGIALAGAIYLAVTDRGWGYVDLRMPTKQGWIYAIAGVVGILVFYVLVAVVVSTLSLPSSENNVMTYIGDDPTMVLIMIGVVFFFNAPAEEFLFRNVVQKRLYEAFSRTHAIVIASAIFALVHFVSYAVQSNSLLATMVPIASVFGGGLIFGYLYAKSENLLVPILSHAVYNGFQFGLIYITLVYDLEQSGPTTEGLLDLAVTVATLPLPL, translated from the coding sequence ATGGAGACATCACAACGGCACCGCGAGCGGACGGACGGTCCGTTTCGCTCGACGCTCGTGGCCATCGGACTGACGATCTTCGGCGTCCTCGTGGCCCCAAACTTCACGACGTTGCCGGCGTTTCTGCTTGATCCCGAACTTCTCCGTTCGCCGGTGGACGCGTCGATCACCGCCAAAACGGCGATGCTCTCGCTCAACTTCGTCGGGATCGCGCTGGCCGGTGCCATCTACCTCGCCGTCACTGATCGCGGCTGGGGGTACGTCGACCTCCGGATGCCGACGAAACAGGGCTGGATCTACGCCATCGCGGGCGTCGTCGGCATCCTCGTGTTTTACGTCCTCGTGGCCGTCGTCGTCTCGACGCTCTCCTTGCCCTCTTCGGAAAACAACGTGATGACCTACATCGGCGACGATCCGACGATGGTCCTGATCATGATCGGCGTCGTTTTCTTCTTCAACGCGCCGGCCGAAGAGTTCCTCTTCCGGAACGTGGTTCAGAAGCGCCTCTATGAGGCGTTCAGCCGCACCCACGCGATCGTCATCGCCAGCGCCATCTTCGCTCTCGTTCACTTCGTCTCCTACGCCGTCCAATCGAACTCGCTGCTCGCGACCATGGTCCCGATCGCGTCCGTCTTCGGCGGCGGGCTCATCTTCGGCTACCTCTACGCGAAAAGCGAGAACCTGCTCGTTCCGATCCTCTCTCACGCCGTCTACAACGGATTCCAGTTCGGACTGATCTACATCACCCTCGTCTACGACCTCGAGCAGTCGGGGCCGACCACCGAGGGCCTCCTCGATCTGGCGGTGACCGTCGCAACCCTGCCGCTCCCGCTGTAG